Part of the Alteracholeplasma palmae J233 genome, AGTTGAAAAAATGGAAGAAAGAGCACTTAAAGGACCTCAAACAGTCTATATTGGTCATGGGGATTCTATAGAAGATGTTAATTACTTAGTAGACTTAATCAAAGAAAAATTTGAGATTAAAGAATTAGTTATTAATACAATAGGACCTGTTGTAGGTTCACATACTGGACAAGGCGTTATTGCATTATTCTTCTTAGGAGAATATCGTTAATGAAAGAACGAGATTATAAAATTGCTTTATTAATAGATGCTGATAATATTTCAGCAAGCTATCTTGATATTATTATGAATGAAGCAAACAAACATGGGAAAATAACTTATACAAGAATTTATGGAGACTGGTCAGAAGAAAGATTAAAAGCATGGAAAGAACATGCTAATAAATATAGTTTAACCTATGTTCAACAATATGCTAATCTTTCTAATAAAGGTAATGTGTCAGATTTTACTTTAGTAATAGATGCTATGGATATTTTATATAGCAATAAAGCAGATGCTTTTTGTATTGTATCTTCTGATTCAGACTTTACGAAACTTGTCATTAGATTAAAAGAAGACAACATGTATGTAATTGGAATGGGAGAATCTAAAACCCCTGAGGTTTTAGTTAACTCATTTGAAAGATTTTATTATCTTGACAAGATTTCTGGTGAACAACAAAAAACTAACAAAAATAACAATGGACATTCTCAAATAACAGACAAAGAAACAATCATTAATTCTTTAAAAGAAATTATTAAAGAAAATGAAGAAGAAAATGGTTGGGCTTATTGGAGCTTAGTAGCAGATCAACTACGAAAAAAATACCCAGGGTTTGATCCTATTAACTATGGAGAAAGAATGAAGGCTCTAACTTTCTTTAAAAGAATAGAGTTATTTGAAGTAAGTAACAAAGAAAAAGTTGCATATATTAGAATTAGACCTAAAAATAAAAAATAATTTTTTAGTACTATGGTATAATATAGGCAATTATTAATGAAGATTGGGGTAAAAACATGGAAAATAACGAAACACAAGAAATAAGTCTATTAGAAATATGGAATAGACTATGGAAAAATAAATATTTAATTATTATCTTAACATTAGCAATCACTATTATTGGCGTTGGAACACTGTATTTTTTAAATAAAGATACCGGAGTAGCAACTTCATCACTAGAATTCAAATTTTTAAATATTGAACAAGCACAGTATCCTGATAAAACACCATTTAATTTTAGAGATATCATCAGTAAAGAAAGTTTAGAGAAAGCTAAATATTCAGATGATGAATTTAAAGATTTAGATGTAGATGCATTATCAAAAGATGAACGTACTAGTATCGCTAGAAATGAAGTTCTAAACAAACAAAATGAAGTTATACAAGTTCTTTATGAAATTAAATTACCTGTTAAGTATTTTAAAAATAACAAAGAATTAGTAAAAGATTATATTATTGCTTTAAGCAACCAAGTTATTAAAAGAGCATCAGATGCTAATAATAGTTTAAAAGTAGTTAACAACTTAGACTCACAAATTATTGAAAATGCAGATTATCTCGATATGATTGATTTGATTAAAAGTCAATATAGTGTTCTAACTAATAATTACGCAAGTTTCGAGGCAAAATTTGGAGATGTTGTGATGAATGGTTCAAACATAGCGGAATTACAAGCAGAATTAATAAATTGGTATACAATAACAGTTAAAATTGATGATTTAAAAACAAGATTAATTGATGGAAGATATAGCAAGGATCCAGAATATAAAAAAACTGAATTGAAAAGAGTTAATTTTGAAATTGCACAACTCCAAGCTGAAAGAAAACTATTATCTGAAATGGTTAAAGAGTCTGGTTTGACAGAATCAGAAGCAATAGGAAGAGAAATAGTAGAACTTAAAAATGCTATTGTTTATTTAGAAATGTTAAAAGAATATTATAACGATGAAGATAAACCAGCTGTAGCAGGTCAAACGGACTTTGATAGAGAAATTACATCTTATATTGAACAATTAGAAAAATACACACTTGAGTATGATCAATTCAACAAATCTGTTCTTGATATTAATACAAGTGTTTATTATACAATGGGTACTAAGATACTTACAGTTAAGAAACAATACAATATGGTATTAATGTCAATTGTTGTTCTTTTCCTAGGTGGTGCAGTGAGTGTTGGGGCTGCTTTAGTTAAAGAAGCTGTATTAAATAAAAAAGAAAACTAAAAATAAATTTTAAAAAGGGTTCTAGTTTAAAAACTAGAACTTTTTTAATTTTTATAGAGGAAAAATATAATCTTTATAGGTTAAGAGTAACTTTTATATAAGGTTGTTAATATATAATGTAAATTTCTTTTTTTTTACAAACCGGACACATGTCTTGTAATGTGAAAAAATTGCGTAAATATTGCATGAAAACGTTTGACTTTATAAAAAATATTCACTATAATCATCTTAAAGATAGAACAAGACGAATAAAGGTTTAAGACACCTTTCTTACACCATAAGACAATATCTTATAAATATCTAAATTTTAGGAGGAGTAATGAAAGGGTTAATCAAAATATCGTCTTTTTTTGTTGGTGTTTTGGCGATAGCTGGTATCGTTTTTTGGATCATCAGTTCACAAAATAAAACAAAAGAATATACTGTACGATTCGAGTCAGAAAAAGTTTTAGTTGAAAGTAAAAAAGTTAAAAAAGGTGAAAAACTAGAGGAGCCAACAAAACCTAATAGAACAGGTTATGATTTTGATGGCTGGTGGAAAGAACCTACATATATAAGTGAGTGGAAATTTACTATTGATACTGTAGAAAGTGATATAACGCTCTATGCGAAATGGGAACCAACGGTTAACGAAACTGTAACAATTACTTTCAATACCGACGGTGCTCCTGAAATAGCACCATTAATTATTGACAAAGGGACTAAAGCAGAATTGCCAACCCCTAAAAAAGAAGGATACACATTTACAGGTTGGCATATTGGAAATGTTAGATTTGATTCTACTAAACCAGTTGATAATAACATTACATTAACTGCAAAATGGGAAGTAATCACTCCAGAAACTAAATCATATAAAGTAGTATTTAACTATGATAATAATACTCCTAACTTAGAAGTAGAAATTTTAGAAAATGGAATCATCACAAAACCAGCAAATCCAACAAAAGAAGGATATGTTTTTTCAGCTTGGTATGTAGATAATACAGAATACAATTTTAATAGCCCAGTAACAAAGGATATTACAGTTACTGCAAGATGGATTAAAGAACATACGGTAACTTTCACTGTTGATGGAACAACTTACAATACTGTTAAAGTAACTGATAATAATAAAGTTCTAGTGCCAACCAATAATCCAGTTAAAGAAGGATTTATATTCAAAGAATGGCACAACAGTAATGGAGAACTATTTAATTTTGAAAGTACTATAACAGAAGATACTGAAATAGTTGCGTATTTTGAAGAAAAAGAAGC contains:
- a CDS encoding NYN domain-containing protein, whose translation is MKERDYKIALLIDADNISASYLDIIMNEANKHGKITYTRIYGDWSEERLKAWKEHANKYSLTYVQQYANLSNKGNVSDFTLVIDAMDILYSNKADAFCIVSSDSDFTKLVIRLKEDNMYVIGMGESKTPEVLVNSFERFYYLDKISGEQQKTNKNNNGHSQITDKETIINSLKEIIKENEEENGWAYWSLVADQLRKKYPGFDPINYGERMKALTFFKRIELFEVSNKEKVAYIRIRPKNKK
- a CDS encoding Wzz/FepE/Etk N-terminal domain-containing protein; its protein translation is MENNETQEISLLEIWNRLWKNKYLIIILTLAITIIGVGTLYFLNKDTGVATSSLEFKFLNIEQAQYPDKTPFNFRDIISKESLEKAKYSDDEFKDLDVDALSKDERTSIARNEVLNKQNEVIQVLYEIKLPVKYFKNNKELVKDYIIALSNQVIKRASDANNSLKVVNNLDSQIIENADYLDMIDLIKSQYSVLTNNYASFEAKFGDVVMNGSNIAELQAELINWYTITVKIDDLKTRLIDGRYSKDPEYKKTELKRVNFEIAQLQAERKLLSEMVKESGLTESEAIGREIVELKNAIVYLEMLKEYYNDEDKPAVAGQTDFDREITSYIEQLEKYTLEYDQFNKSVLDINTSVYYTMGTKILTVKKQYNMVLMSIVVLFLGGAVSVGAALVKEAVLNKKEN